Proteins from one Methanococcus maripaludis C5 genomic window:
- a CDS encoding nucleoside deaminase — translation MTDFIDEALKEAKLGLEEGGIPIGAVLVYKNEIIGRGHNRRVQNNSAILHAEMDALENAGRLTSDVYKNCELYTTLSPCIMCSGAVLLYKIKKVIIGENETFLGAENLLIKNGVDVEVLNDERCVKMMEDFIKNNPKLWNEDIGE, via the coding sequence TTGACTGATTTTATAGATGAAGCATTAAAAGAAGCTAAATTAGGACTCGAAGAAGGTGGAATTCCAATCGGGGCAGTTTTAGTTTACAAAAATGAGATTATCGGTCGAGGACATAATAGAAGGGTTCAAAATAACAGCGCAATATTGCACGCTGAAATGGACGCGCTTGAAAATGCTGGACGGCTAACTTCAGATGTTTATAAAAATTGCGAACTTTACACCACGCTTTCTCCCTGCATCATGTGCAGTGGCGCAGTTTTGCTTTATAAAATTAAAAAAGTAATAATCGGGGAAAATGAAACTTTTTTGGGTGCAGAAAATCTTTTAATAAAAAATGGTGTTGATGTTGAAGTTTTAAATGACGAAAGATGCGTAAAAATGATGGAAGATTTTATAAAAAATAACCCAAAATTATGGAATGAAGATATCGGAGAATAA
- a CDS encoding D-2-hydroxyacid dehydrogenase — protein sequence MKIVVLDGYTMNSGDLSWSNLEKFGELNVYDRTSESEVIERISDSEIVITNKVIIGREVFEKCKNIKYVGVTATGYNVVDTNLAKEFGVTVTNVPAYSTDSVSQLVFSFILEYCQNVYKYNESVKSGDWVNSKDFSYRKFPIVELAGKNLGIIGFGAIGKKVAEIGNAFGMNVIVNTRTISNTNLNVKFVSKEEIFKNSDFLTLHCPLTDETKEIINKNTLELMKTSSFLINTGRGGLVNEKNLADALNLGNIAGAGLDVLSNEPPKEDNPLINAKNTFITPHVAWASYEARNRLMNVTINNVKSFIEGNPINVVNK from the coding sequence ATGAAAATAGTCGTGCTTGATGGATATACCATGAATTCAGGGGATTTATCCTGGAGTAATTTGGAAAAATTCGGTGAACTTAACGTATATGATAGAACTTCCGAATCAGAAGTAATTGAAAGAATTTCAGACTCCGAAATTGTCATTACAAACAAAGTAATCATTGGAAGAGAAGTTTTTGAAAAATGTAAAAACATAAAATATGTTGGAGTTACTGCAACGGGTTATAATGTTGTAGATACCAATTTAGCAAAGGAATTCGGGGTAACTGTAACAAATGTTCCGGCATATTCAACTGATTCTGTATCACAGCTTGTATTTTCATTTATTTTAGAATACTGTCAAAATGTTTATAAATATAATGAAAGCGTAAAATCGGGAGATTGGGTAAATTCAAAAGACTTTTCATACCGAAAATTTCCAATCGTAGAACTTGCAGGTAAAAATCTTGGAATAATTGGTTTTGGTGCAATCGGAAAAAAAGTTGCAGAAATTGGGAATGCTTTTGGAATGAATGTAATTGTAAACACGAGAACCATCTCAAACACAAATTTAAATGTTAAATTCGTATCAAAAGAAGAAATTTTTAAAAATTCCGATTTTTTAACACTGCATTGCCCATTAACTGACGAAACAAAAGAAATTATCAATAAAAATACGCTTGAATTAATGAAAACGTCTTCATTTTTAATAAACACGGGAAGGGGAGGACTTGTTAACGAAAAAAATCTTGCAGATGCATTAAATCTTGGCAATATTGCGGGAGCAGGTCTTGATGTGCTTTCAAACGAACCTCCAAAAGAAGATAATCCCTTAATCAACGCTAAAAATACGTTTATAACACCACATGTTGCTTGGGCATCTTACGAAGCGAGAAACCGGCTAATGAATGTAACTATAAACAATGTAAAGTCATTTATCGAAGGAAATCCTATAAATGTTGTAAACAAATAA
- the hemC gene encoding hydroxymethylbilane synthase — protein MKLRIGTRGSTLAMIQTEYIAGLLNDLGVETEIIIVKTTGDKDQNKKLADLGLGVFTKELDNKMLENEIDIAVHSLKDVPTLWSEELQITATPKRESPDDIIIWRKDSDFDIEHDELNIGTSSIRRTSFLQFTHPNLTPKLLRGNVATRINKLRTGEYDTIIMAKAGLIRQGIDLSEFNYKKPEILPAPAQGVIGVASRKADTKINEILDKICDKKTYIEAAAERWALKEYGGGCQAPFGAFAIYDTEDGILNLRCELVDEQGTIKRVKSNEGFIICTTDDVELAKELGARVGALFKEIETFTY, from the coding sequence TTGAAGTTAAGAATCGGAACAAGAGGCAGTACGCTTGCAATGATCCAGACAGAATATATCGCAGGTCTTTTAAATGATCTCGGTGTCGAAACAGAAATAATTATTGTCAAAACTACTGGTGACAAAGATCAGAACAAAAAACTCGCAGATCTTGGACTTGGTGTTTTTACAAAAGAACTCGACAATAAAATGCTCGAAAACGAAATTGATATTGCAGTACACAGTTTAAAGGATGTTCCAACTCTTTGGAGTGAGGAATTGCAGATTACTGCAACGCCAAAACGGGAGAGTCCTGATGATATAATAATATGGAGAAAAGACAGCGATTTTGATATCGAACACGATGAATTAAATATCGGAACTTCAAGCATTAGAAGAACGTCTTTTTTACAATTTACGCATCCAAATCTAACGCCTAAACTTTTAAGGGGAAATGTTGCAACAAGAATTAATAAATTAAGAACTGGGGAATACGATACAATCATAATGGCAAAAGCAGGGCTTATAAGGCAGGGTATCGATTTATCAGAATTTAATTACAAAAAACCTGAAATATTGCCTGCTCCTGCGCAAGGTGTTATTGGAGTTGCTTCAAGAAAGGCTGATACGAAAATAAATGAAATTTTGGACAAAATATGTGATAAGAAAACATATATTGAAGCTGCTGCTGAAAGATGGGCTTTAAAAGAATATGGTGGTGGATGTCAGGCACCTTTTGGAGCTTTTGCAATTTATGATACTGAAGACGGGATTTTAAATTTAAGATGTGAACTTGTGGATGAACAGGGCACTATAAAGCGAGTAAAATCAAACGAAGGATTTATAATCTGCACTACTGATGATGTTGAACTTGCAAAGGAACTCGGTGCAAGAGTCGGTGCATTATTTAAAGAAATCGAAACTTTTACTTATTAG
- a CDS encoding tetratricopeptide repeat protein: MKLKGVLILFSILFIMNTCYAGTIGSSTEDWIDSGLDYLGNGNFEKSIESFDETLRINPYHVEALVSKGYILYAINRSEEAIECYDKALEINSDYYDVWQYKGYALHDLERYDEAIECFDKSLEIYDENPEVYYMKGASLYGLERYDEALECLDIALETYPNDIYMLTDKGNTLYELERYDEAIECYDKALNYFDYMHAWNNKGNTLYELERYDEAIKCYDKALLLSPGDYVIWGNKGYALYELERYDEAIQCYDKALEIDSKNEYIWYSKCCSLSNLERYEEAIECLDKALEIDSKNEKFWNKKGSSLNELERYEEAIE; encoded by the coding sequence TTGAAATTAAAGGGGGTTTTAATACTATTTTCAATTCTTTTTATTATGAATACATGTTATGCAGGCACGATTGGATCATCTACCGAAGACTGGATTGATAGCGGACTTGACTATCTTGGAAACGGAAACTTTGAAAAATCAATTGAAAGTTTTGATGAAACTTTAAGAATTAATCCATACCATGTAGAAGCATTGGTCAGTAAAGGCTATATTTTATATGCAATAAATAGGTCTGAAGAAGCCATAGAATGCTATGATAAAGCTTTGGAAATCAATTCTGATTATTATGACGTTTGGCAATATAAGGGATATGCATTGCATGATCTTGAAAGATACGACGAAGCCATTGAATGTTTTGATAAGTCATTGGAAATATATGACGAAAATCCAGAAGTTTACTATATGAAAGGTGCCTCATTATATGGTCTTGAAAGATATGATGAAGCTTTAGAATGTCTTGATATCGCTTTAGAAACCTATCCAAATGATATATACATGTTAACTGATAAAGGAAATACACTTTATGAACTCGAAAGATATGATGAAGCCATAGAATGCTATGATAAAGCTTTAAACTATTTTGATTATATGCATGCTTGGAATAATAAGGGAAATACACTTTATGAACTCGAAAGATACGACGAAGCCATAAAATGCTATGATAAAGCTTTACTCCTATCTCCTGGAGATTATGTCATTTGGGGCAATAAAGGATACGCACTTTATGAACTCGAAAGATACGACGAAGCCATCCAGTGTTATGATAAAGCTTTAGAAATAGATTCTAAAAATGAATATATTTGGTATAGTAAATGTTGTTCTCTTTCAAATCTTGAAAGATACGAAGAAGCCATTGAGTGTTTAGATAAGGCTTTAGAAATAGATTCTAAAAATGAGAAATTCTGGAATAAAAAAGGATCTTCTTTGAACGAACTTGAAAGATACGAAGAAGCCATTGAGTGA
- a CDS encoding tetratricopeptide repeat protein has protein sequence MDSKNEKFWNNKGYALTGLERYDEAITCYDKALEIDSNYTKAQQNKGNALFELERYEEALECYDKSIELDSNDKEIWNNKGDTLYKLERYDEAIECYDKALELDSEDEEIWNNKGNTFFKLENYEKALECYDRALEINTNFELAKLGKKDTEDQLNSFSYILSNFFKKFFGSN, from the coding sequence ATAGATTCTAAAAATGAGAAATTCTGGAATAACAAAGGTTATGCTTTAACAGGACTTGAGAGATACGACGAAGCAATAACCTGTTATGATAAAGCTTTAGAAATAGATTCTAATTACACTAAAGCGCAACAAAATAAAGGAAATGCCCTTTTTGAACTTGAGAGATACGAAGAAGCATTAGAATGTTACGATAAATCCATTGAATTAGATTCCAATGACAAAGAAATTTGGAATAACAAAGGAGATACTCTTTATAAACTCGAAAGATACGATGAAGCTATCGAGTGTTATGACAAAGCATTGGAATTAGATTCAGAAGATGAAGAAATTTGGAATAACAAAGGAAATACCTTTTTTAAACTTGAAAACTATGAAAAAGCATTAGAATGTTACGATAGAGCATTGGAAATAAATACAAACTTTGAATTGGCAAAACTTGGAAAAAAAGATACCGAAGATCAACTCAATAGTTTTTCATACATTTTAAGTAATTTCTTCAAAAAATTTTTTGGAAGTAATTAA
- a CDS encoding ABC transporter permease: MKLTDVVSFAGRNITQKKTQSFLTIIGVVIGILAIVSLISLGYGVQNYITGEITTIGANIISLIPSQNFGGPAVSKTFNDKDVDAVKSVRGVDEVVAVWLGSYELEYRDESIYGNILVVEPSKFTYVYSTTWGYEPYKGRWIEDSDKYSCMIGYGLATNSFDDEIDIGDKITINDTKYKVIGILEETGNPATENSAILSKDVGQALFEIDDEYNRMIVSVKSGEDVLRVSEDIQKEVEDSRGDENFSVLTAEQLAESINSIFNVLTIFLVGVAGISLLVGAVGISNTMHMSILERRKDIGILKALGAENTTILSIFVVEAGFLGLFGGIIGTIIGILIAKAVEYFAAVSGYGIIKAWISWELIIGVLIFSFVVGILSGYFPARSGAKLNPVDTLRGE, encoded by the coding sequence ATGAAGCTAACTGATGTCGTAAGTTTTGCAGGGCGAAACATAACCCAAAAAAAGACGCAGAGTTTTTTAACAATAATTGGCGTTGTTATTGGTATTTTGGCAATTGTCAGTTTGATTTCTCTAGGCTATGGTGTTCAAAATTACATAACTGGCGAAATTACGACCATCGGTGCAAATATTATTTCACTTATTCCTTCACAAAATTTTGGAGGTCCTGCAGTTTCTAAAACATTCAATGATAAAGATGTTGATGCTGTAAAAAGCGTTAGGGGAGTTGATGAAGTTGTCGCCGTATGGTTAGGCAGTTACGAACTTGAATATCGGGATGAATCCATTTATGGAAATATTCTCGTAGTCGAACCTTCAAAATTTACTTACGTATACTCAACAACGTGGGGTTACGAGCCGTATAAAGGGCGCTGGATTGAAGATAGCGATAAATATTCATGCATGATTGGATATGGGCTTGCAACAAACTCTTTTGACGATGAAATAGATATCGGAGATAAAATAACGATAAACGATACAAAATACAAAGTTATTGGAATACTCGAAGAAACCGGAAACCCTGCAACCGAAAATTCAGCTATTTTATCAAAAGATGTAGGTCAGGCACTTTTCGAAATCGATGATGAATACAACAGGATGATTGTATCTGTAAAATCTGGCGAGGATGTACTTCGAGTTTCAGAAGATATTCAAAAAGAAGTGGAAGATTCAAGAGGGGACGAAAACTTTTCTGTTTTAACAGCAGAACAGCTTGCAGAATCAATTAACAGCATATTTAATGTTTTAACAATATTCTTAGTTGGTGTTGCAGGAATTTCATTACTTGTTGGTGCTGTTGGAATCTCAAACACGATGCACATGAGTATACTTGAAAGAAGAAAAGATATTGGAATTTTAAAAGCACTTGGTGCAGAGAACACGACAATTTTATCAATATTCGTGGTTGAAGCTGGATTTTTAGGGTTATTTGGTGGAATTATCGGAACTATAATTGGAATATTAATTGCAAAGGCTGTTGAATACTTTGCAGCAGTTTCAGGTTATGGAATTATAAAAGCGTGGATTTCATGGGAATTGATTATCGGAGTTTTAATATTCTCATTTGTGGTTGGAATATTGAGTGGATACTTCCCTGCAAGAAGCGGTGCAAAATTAAATCCTGTCGATACTTTGAGGGGGGAATAA